A genomic segment from Dermatobacter hominis encodes:
- a CDS encoding pyridoxamine 5'-phosphate oxidase family protein: MALTTSSAATLDDVATHAERIAADVVWATMATVGPDGVPRTRVVHPVLRWDDGAPRGWVTSRPTALRRRHLSASPWVSLTWWSPAQDVLTVDCHAAWVADDEVVDVWDRIASTPEPVGFDPATIWPDGPGSGFAAIALRAHRVRVAPVADAAAGRPALLWTEPACD, encoded by the coding sequence ATGGCCCTCACCACCTCCTCCGCCGCGACCCTCGACGACGTCGCGACGCACGCCGAGCGCATCGCCGCCGACGTCGTCTGGGCGACCATGGCGACCGTCGGCCCCGACGGCGTCCCCCGGACCCGGGTCGTGCACCCCGTGCTGCGCTGGGACGACGGCGCGCCCCGGGGTTGGGTCACGTCGCGCCCCACGGCGCTCCGCCGGCGGCACCTGTCGGCGTCGCCCTGGGTGAGCCTCACGTGGTGGTCGCCGGCCCAGGACGTGCTCACGGTCGACTGCCACGCGGCGTGGGTCGCCGACGACGAGGTCGTCGACGTGTGGGACCGGATCGCGTCCACGCCCGAGCCCGTCGGGTTCGACCCGGCCACCATCTGGCCCGACGGCCCGGGCAGCGGCTTCGCCGCCATCGCGCTCCGGGCGCACCGCGTGCGGGTGGCCCCCGTCGCCGACGCCGCCGCGGGGCGACCGGCGCTGCTGTGGACGGAACCCGCCTGCGACTGA
- a CDS encoding nucleoside deaminase: MTAPRPSPVLAASPEHERWMDLAIEEARAATLHGDVPIGAVVVQVDGVGSPRLLTRRHNERELTHDGTAHGEVLALRDACAELGRWRLDDCLMVVTLEPCPMCAGALWATRIGGVVIGTESFDAGSLGTLYHLGQDPRLNHEFPVRVGVRRDECAGLLQEFFAGRR; this comes from the coding sequence ATGACCGCTCCCCGGCCGTCGCCCGTGCTGGCGGCCTCACCCGAGCACGAGCGCTGGATGGACCTCGCGATCGAAGAGGCTCGGGCGGCCACGCTCCACGGCGACGTGCCGATCGGCGCGGTGGTCGTGCAGGTCGACGGCGTCGGGTCGCCCCGGCTCCTCACGCGCCGGCACAACGAGCGCGAGCTGACCCACGACGGCACGGCGCACGGCGAGGTCCTCGCGCTGCGCGACGCGTGCGCCGAGCTGGGGCGCTGGCGGCTCGACGACTGCCTGATGGTGGTGACCCTGGAGCCGTGCCCCATGTGCGCCGGCGCGCTCTGGGCGACCCGCATCGGAGGCGTCGTCATCGGCACCGAGAGCTTCGACGCCGGCTCGCTCGGCACGCTGTACCACCTCGGCCAGGACCCCCGGCTGAACCACGAGTTCCCCGTCCGCGTCGGGGTCCGCCGCGACGAGTGCGCGGGGCTGCTGCAGGAGTTCTTCGCCGGCCGACGGTGA
- a CDS encoding TetR family transcriptional regulator: protein MRERNKEQKRERLQHAAFELFAARGFDNVTVDEVAEHAEVSKSTLFRYFETKEDLLLADSRAHRDALLAAVAARPVDEPVLLSLREALQSLARDYQADRRRAVVRSQIMSGSPALAARSVERQIAWEDGLAAAILPRLADRDDPETRAAVLAGAAMAAVRVATRRWLATDDDSQMIDHVLEALDVLAHELKDGD, encoded by the coding sequence TTGCGCGAGCGCAACAAGGAGCAGAAGCGCGAACGCCTCCAGCACGCAGCCTTCGAGCTGTTCGCGGCGCGCGGCTTCGACAACGTCACGGTCGACGAGGTGGCAGAGCACGCCGAGGTCTCGAAGAGCACGCTCTTCCGCTACTTCGAGACCAAGGAGGACCTGCTGCTCGCCGACTCCCGGGCGCACCGGGACGCCCTCCTCGCCGCCGTCGCGGCCCGCCCGGTCGACGAGCCCGTCCTGCTTTCGCTCCGCGAGGCGCTCCAGTCGCTCGCCCGCGACTACCAGGCGGACCGCCGCCGGGCCGTCGTGCGGTCGCAGATCATGTCGGGCTCGCCGGCGCTCGCCGCTCGCTCGGTCGAGCGCCAGATCGCCTGGGAGGACGGGCTCGCCGCCGCGATCCTCCCCCGGCTCGCCGACCGCGACGACCCCGAGACCCGCGCCGCGGTGCTCGCCGGCGCGGCCATGGCCGCCGTGCGGGTCGCCACCCGCCGCTGGCTCGCGACCGACGACGACTCGCAGATGATCGACCACGTGTTGGAGGCCCTCGACGTGCTGGCCCACGAACTGAAGGACGGCGACTGA
- a CDS encoding ABC transporter ATP-binding protein, with translation MLLRMLRDYLGPYRKQLLIVLALTTVQTMCVLFLPALNADIIDNGVITGDTGYIWRVGGIMLLVTCVQVVFAVAAVYVGSRVAMAFGRDVRGALFHRVTGFAAQDVAQFGAPSLITRITNDVTQVQMLVLMACTLLVAAPITIVGGVFMAVREDGTLSLLLLVSVPVLVLAIGSIVVRMIPLFQVMQDRIDRINEVLREQITGMRVVRAFVREQDEADRFETANDALTVVSLQSGRLLAFMFPIVMAVLNLSSVAAIWFGAERISNGEMQIGALIAFLSYLIQILMSVMMGTFVAVLTPRAAVSADRIGEVLHTESAVAQAADPVTVLPPRPSIRFDRVEFRYPGAEHPVLCDQTFEAQPGTTFAIIGSTGSGKTTLIDLIPRLYDATGGSVMVGGHDVRDIDQETLWSHIGLVPQKPFLFSGTVASNLRHSKPDATDDEMWEALRIAQAEDFVRAMPAGLDSPIGQGGSNVSGGQRQRLAIARALVRRPDIFLFDDSFSALDLATDARLRAALEPVVADAVTVIVAQRVSTIRHADQILVLEDGLTMGLGSHSELMDTCPTYAEIVASQLTAEEAA, from the coding sequence ATGCTGCTCCGCATGCTGCGGGACTACCTGGGTCCCTATCGCAAGCAGCTGCTGATCGTGCTCGCGCTCACGACCGTGCAGACGATGTGCGTGCTGTTCCTGCCGGCGCTCAACGCCGACATCATCGACAACGGCGTGATCACCGGGGACACCGGCTACATCTGGCGGGTCGGCGGGATCATGCTGCTCGTCACCTGCGTCCAGGTCGTGTTCGCGGTGGCCGCGGTCTACGTCGGCTCGCGGGTGGCGATGGCCTTCGGCCGCGACGTCCGCGGCGCGCTGTTCCACCGGGTCACCGGGTTCGCCGCGCAGGACGTCGCCCAGTTCGGCGCACCCTCGCTCATCACCCGCATCACCAACGACGTGACGCAGGTGCAGATGCTCGTCCTGATGGCCTGCACGCTGCTCGTCGCGGCCCCCATCACGATCGTCGGCGGTGTGTTCATGGCGGTCCGGGAGGACGGCACGCTGTCGCTCCTCCTGCTCGTCAGCGTGCCCGTCCTCGTGCTGGCGATCGGGTCGATCGTCGTGCGCATGATCCCGCTCTTCCAGGTCATGCAGGACCGCATCGACCGGATCAACGAGGTGCTGAGGGAGCAGATCACGGGCATGCGGGTGGTCCGGGCGTTCGTCCGCGAGCAGGACGAGGCCGACCGGTTCGAGACGGCCAACGACGCCCTCACCGTCGTCTCCCTCCAATCCGGACGGCTGCTGGCGTTCATGTTCCCGATCGTGATGGCGGTCCTGAACCTCTCGAGCGTCGCCGCCATCTGGTTCGGCGCCGAGCGGATCTCGAACGGCGAGATGCAGATCGGCGCCCTGATCGCGTTCCTCAGCTACCTCATCCAGATCCTGATGTCGGTGATGATGGGCACGTTCGTGGCGGTGCTGACGCCCCGGGCGGCGGTGAGCGCCGATCGCATCGGCGAGGTCCTGCACACCGAGTCGGCGGTGGCCCAGGCCGCCGACCCCGTCACCGTCCTGCCGCCCCGGCCCTCGATCCGCTTCGACCGCGTCGAGTTCCGCTACCCCGGCGCCGAGCATCCGGTCCTGTGCGACCAGACCTTCGAGGCCCAGCCCGGGACGACGTTCGCCATCATCGGGTCGACCGGCTCGGGCAAGACCACGCTGATCGACCTCATCCCCCGGCTCTACGACGCGACCGGCGGCTCGGTCATGGTCGGCGGCCACGACGTGCGCGACATCGACCAGGAGACGCTCTGGAGCCACATCGGGCTGGTGCCGCAGAAGCCGTTCCTCTTCTCGGGCACCGTCGCCTCCAACCTCCGGCACTCCAAGCCCGACGCGACGGACGACGAGATGTGGGAGGCGCTGCGGATCGCGCAGGCGGAGGACTTCGTCCGGGCGATGCCGGCGGGGCTGGACTCGCCGATCGGCCAGGGCGGGTCCAACGTGTCGGGCGGGCAGCGCCAGCGCCTGGCGATCGCCCGGGCGCTGGTGCGCCGACCGGACATCTTCCTGTTCGACGACTCGTTCTCCGCGCTCGACCTCGCGACCGACGCCCGGCTGCGAGCCGCGCTCGAGCCGGTCGTCGCCGACGCGGTCACCGTGATTGTGGCCCAGCGGGTGTCGACGATCCGCCACGCCGACCAGATCCTCGTCCTCGAGGACGGCCTGACGATGGGCCTCGGCTCCCACTCCGAGCTGATGGACACCTGCCCGACGTACGCGGAGATCGTGGCGTCGCAGCTCACGGCGGAGGAGGCGGCATGA
- a CDS encoding ABC transporter ATP-binding protein, giving the protein MSEGNGLGTGESSSEQAAKINEGTRGAIGRMGAAGMPLERSKDLGGSVRRLMAQMRPERAGVVLVIGLALVSVTLLVLGPRILGTATQTIVDGVISQVQGGPGIDFGQLHRILLLAAGIYVVATSLAYVQNWVLAGVVQRTMFRLRADVETKLNRMPLRYVDRQPRGDLLSRVTNDIDNLAQSMQQTLSQLLSSSLQLVGVLVMMFTISWQLALVTLIIVPVTIVTMRAITSRSKKRFVDQWRHTGSLNAQVEEAFTGHALVKVYNRQADTEERFRQKNEELYDASAAAQFMAGSIQPAVMFLGNVNYVLIALLGGLMVTNGSMNIGDIQAFIQYSRQFTQPLTQVASMLNVLQSGIASAERVFELLDSPEEPEDATADLSEVDVRGRIEFRDVDFSYSPDKPLIEDLSLVAEPGETVAIVGPTGAGKTTMVNLIMRFYDVDGGAILLDGVDTSTIRRQDLRRHMGMVLQDTWLFGGTIKENIAYGNLTATDEQILEAARATYVDRFVHSLPDGYDTRIDDEGGTVSAGEKQLLTIARAFLADPTILILDEATSSVDTRTEVLIQRAMAALRSNRTSFVIAHRLSTIRDADTILVMEHGHIVEQGDHEELLAADGAYARLYNAQFAGAAVDVDAEAS; this is encoded by the coding sequence ATGAGCGAGGGCAACGGCCTCGGCACCGGTGAGTCGAGCTCCGAGCAGGCCGCCAAGATCAACGAGGGCACCCGTGGCGCCATCGGTCGGATGGGCGCCGCGGGCATGCCGCTCGAGCGGTCGAAGGACCTCGGCGGGTCGGTGCGCCGGCTGATGGCGCAGATGCGCCCGGAGCGGGCCGGCGTGGTGCTGGTGATCGGGCTGGCGCTCGTGAGCGTCACCCTGCTCGTGCTCGGTCCGCGCATCCTCGGGACCGCCACCCAGACGATCGTCGACGGCGTCATCAGCCAGGTGCAGGGCGGGCCGGGGATCGACTTCGGCCAGCTCCACCGGATCCTGCTGCTCGCGGCCGGGATCTACGTCGTCGCGACGTCGCTGGCGTACGTGCAGAACTGGGTGCTGGCCGGCGTGGTGCAGCGGACGATGTTCCGGCTGCGCGCCGATGTCGAGACGAAGCTCAACCGGATGCCGCTCCGGTACGTCGACCGCCAGCCGCGCGGCGACCTGCTGAGCCGCGTCACCAACGACATCGACAACCTGGCGCAGAGCATGCAGCAGACGCTGAGCCAGCTGCTGTCGTCGTCGCTCCAGCTCGTCGGCGTGCTGGTGATGATGTTCACGATCTCGTGGCAGCTGGCGCTCGTCACGCTGATCATCGTCCCGGTGACGATCGTGACGATGCGTGCGATCACCTCTCGGTCCAAGAAGCGCTTCGTCGACCAGTGGCGCCACACCGGCTCGCTCAACGCGCAGGTCGAGGAGGCGTTCACGGGGCACGCGCTGGTGAAGGTGTACAACCGCCAGGCCGACACCGAGGAGCGCTTCCGCCAGAAGAACGAGGAGCTCTACGACGCCAGCGCAGCCGCCCAGTTCATGGCGGGCTCGATCCAGCCGGCGGTGATGTTCCTCGGCAACGTGAACTACGTGCTCATCGCCCTGCTCGGTGGCCTGATGGTCACGAACGGGTCGATGAACATCGGTGACATCCAGGCGTTCATCCAGTACTCGCGCCAGTTCACCCAGCCGCTGACGCAGGTCGCATCGATGCTCAACGTTCTGCAGTCGGGCATCGCCTCGGCCGAGCGCGTGTTCGAGCTGCTCGACTCGCCCGAGGAGCCCGAGGACGCGACCGCGGACCTGTCGGAGGTGGACGTCCGGGGGCGGATCGAGTTCCGCGACGTCGACTTCTCCTACTCGCCCGACAAGCCGCTGATCGAGGACCTGTCGCTCGTCGCCGAACCGGGCGAGACCGTCGCCATCGTCGGTCCGACCGGCGCCGGCAAGACGACGATGGTGAACCTGATCATGCGCTTCTACGACGTCGACGGCGGGGCCATCCTGCTCGACGGCGTCGACACGTCGACGATCCGGCGCCAGGACCTCCGGCGCCACATGGGGATGGTGCTGCAGGACACCTGGTTGTTCGGCGGCACGATCAAGGAGAACATCGCCTACGGCAACCTGACCGCGACCGACGAGCAGATCCTGGAGGCCGCCCGGGCGACCTACGTCGACCGCTTCGTGCACTCGCTGCCCGACGGCTACGACACGCGCATCGACGACGAGGGCGGCACGGTCTCGGCCGGCGAGAAGCAGCTGCTGACGATCGCCCGCGCCTTCCTCGCGGACCCGACGATCCTGATCCTCGACGAGGCGACGAGCTCCGTCGACACCCGGACCGAGGTCCTCATCCAGCGGGCGATGGCCGCGCTGCGCAGCAACCGGACGAGCTTCGTGATCGCCCACCGCCTGTCGACGATCCGCGACGCCGACACCATCCTCGTCATGGAGCACGGCCACATCGTCGAGCAGGGCGACCACGAGGAGCTGCTGGCGGCCGACGGCGCCTACGCCCGTCTCTACAACGCGCAGTTCGCCGGTGCCGCGGTCGACGTCGACGCCGAGGCCAGCTGA
- a CDS encoding undecaprenyl-diphosphate phosphatase, whose product MPERLVTSWRLASPRLRCAIAAALAMAAVVLVARPADAAALAGAAADVGEELLSWWQAAILGIVEGITEYLPISSTGHLLVVSRLLGLPSEEGSAGLEAVNTYAVAIQFGAILAVVGLFWKRFVSMVKGLFGRDDGGRHLLVVLVLAFLPSAILGFLFDDAIEGALFGPWPIVAAWVVGGIVILVLERSGLIPDRGEKAAPGTDPLLDITYRQALIIGAAQCLALWPGTSRSLTTILAALLIGVAVPAAVEFSFLLGFATLTSASLYKMAKDGDVLIEQFGVVTPLIGVLAAFVSAVIAIKWLVSYLERHDLTIFAWYRFVVAAIAAGLLLAGTI is encoded by the coding sequence ATGCCCGAACGACTGGTCACGTCCTGGCGACTGGCCTCGCCCCGGCTGCGGTGCGCGATCGCCGCGGCGCTGGCGATGGCAGCGGTGGTGCTCGTGGCCCGGCCGGCCGACGCCGCTGCGCTCGCGGGCGCGGCGGCCGACGTGGGCGAGGAGCTCCTGTCCTGGTGGCAGGCCGCGATCCTCGGGATCGTCGAGGGCATCACCGAGTACCTGCCGATCTCGTCCACCGGCCACCTGCTCGTCGTCTCCCGGCTGCTCGGCCTGCCGAGCGAGGAGGGCAGCGCCGGCCTCGAAGCCGTGAACACCTACGCGGTGGCCATCCAGTTCGGCGCGATCCTCGCCGTCGTCGGCCTGTTCTGGAAGCGCTTCGTGTCGATGGTCAAGGGCCTGTTCGGGCGCGACGACGGCGGCCGCCACCTGCTGGTCGTGCTGGTGCTGGCGTTCCTGCCCTCCGCCATCCTCGGCTTCCTCTTCGACGACGCGATCGAGGGCGCGCTGTTCGGCCCGTGGCCCATCGTGGCGGCCTGGGTCGTCGGCGGCATCGTCATCCTGGTGCTCGAGCGCAGCGGGCTCATCCCCGACCGCGGCGAGAAGGCGGCCCCCGGCACCGACCCGCTGCTCGACATCACCTACCGCCAGGCGCTCATCATCGGCGCCGCCCAGTGCCTCGCCCTGTGGCCCGGGACCAGCCGCTCGCTGACCACGATCCTCGCCGCCCTGCTGATCGGCGTCGCCGTGCCCGCGGCGGTCGAGTTCAGCTTCCTGCTCGGCTTCGCCACCCTGACCTCGGCGTCGCTGTACAAGATGGCCAAGGACGGCGACGTCCTGATCGAGCAGTTCGGCGTCGTCACGCCGCTGATCGGCGTGCTGGCCGCCTTCGTGTCGGCGGTCATCGCGATCAAGTGGCTCGTGTCGTACCTCGAGCGCCACGACCTGACGATCTTCGCCTGGTACCGCTTCGTGGTGGCCGCCATCGCGGCGGGCCTCCTCCTCGCCGGCACGATCTGA
- a CDS encoding ABC transporter ATP-binding protein, translating into MSAWRIMHQDPTSVEGKTLDRALVGRVGRFARPYRGQLIGFVIMIAIGAGLALVPPLLFRSIIDTAIPDGDKGMLVVLGAVVVGAALLTAGASLLERHWSARIGEGLIYDLRKALFDHVQRMPMQFFTRSQTGAIVSRLNNDVIGAQRALTGTLGTVVSNVITLAFTLVAMIALDWRITIVAVLLLPLFLVPSKRVGRRLQDMTRDSMQLNADMNAQMTERFGVSGAQLVKLFGDHERETGEFGTKAAGVRDIGIRSAMYSRWFLVMMALVGAIGTAAVYLLGGLQVIDGNISIGTLVALTALVTRIYDPLTSLTNARVDVMSAFVSFERVFEVLDSVNPVADRPDAEELVDPKGAVRFDHVWFHYPGASEGTIRSLETGAPEAEPEGGPPLVLHDVDLDIAPGTTVALVGPSGAGKSTVAALIPRLYDVSEGAVSVDGHDVRDLTQASLRRAIGVVSQDPHLFHATVGDNLRYARPDATDDELRAACRAARVLDVVEALPDGFDTMVGERGYRLSGGEQQRLAIARLLLKDPAIVVLDEATSALDTENEAAIQAALADALRGRTAVVIAHRLSTIVGADLIVVLDRGRVVQRGTHAELLAQGGLYADLYRVLVGGGDPARLHDADLVAATTAAAVTAAATPVVSAADAADGGATGRTGPIRVEHLDDVHAADGPPDGDGSAPGGSPDQQGLPLG; encoded by the coding sequence ATGTCCGCGTGGCGGATCATGCACCAGGACCCGACGTCCGTGGAGGGCAAGACGCTCGACCGCGCCCTCGTGGGCCGCGTCGGCCGGTTCGCCCGGCCCTACCGTGGGCAGCTCATCGGCTTCGTCATCATGATCGCCATCGGCGCCGGCCTGGCCCTCGTGCCGCCGCTCCTGTTCCGGTCGATCATCGACACCGCCATCCCCGACGGCGACAAGGGGATGCTCGTCGTCCTGGGCGCGGTCGTCGTCGGCGCCGCGCTGCTGACGGCGGGGGCGTCGCTGCTCGAGCGGCACTGGTCCGCCCGCATCGGCGAGGGCCTGATCTACGACCTGCGCAAGGCGCTGTTCGACCACGTGCAGCGCATGCCGATGCAGTTCTTCACCCGGTCCCAGACCGGCGCGATCGTCAGCCGGCTCAACAACGACGTGATCGGCGCCCAGCGCGCACTGACCGGGACGCTCGGCACGGTCGTCTCCAACGTGATCACGCTCGCCTTCACGCTGGTGGCGATGATCGCCCTCGACTGGCGGATCACGATCGTCGCGGTCCTCCTGCTGCCGCTGTTCCTCGTCCCCTCGAAGCGGGTCGGGCGCCGGCTGCAGGACATGACCCGCGACTCGATGCAGCTCAACGCCGACATGAACGCGCAGATGACCGAGCGGTTCGGCGTGTCCGGGGCCCAGCTGGTCAAGCTGTTCGGCGACCACGAGCGCGAGACCGGCGAGTTCGGCACCAAGGCCGCCGGCGTGCGCGACATCGGCATCCGCTCCGCCATGTACTCGCGGTGGTTCCTCGTGATGATGGCGCTCGTCGGCGCGATCGGGACCGCGGCGGTCTACCTGCTCGGCGGCCTGCAGGTGATCGACGGCAACATCTCCATCGGCACGCTCGTCGCCCTCACCGCGCTGGTGACCCGCATCTACGACCCGCTGACCAGCCTCACGAACGCCCGGGTCGACGTGATGAGCGCGTTCGTCAGCTTCGAGCGCGTCTTCGAGGTGCTCGACTCGGTCAACCCGGTCGCCGACCGCCCCGACGCGGAGGAGCTGGTGGATCCGAAGGGCGCCGTGCGCTTCGACCACGTGTGGTTCCACTACCCCGGGGCGTCGGAGGGGACGATCCGCTCGCTCGAGACCGGCGCGCCCGAGGCCGAGCCCGAGGGCGGCCCGCCGCTCGTCCTCCACGACGTCGACCTCGACATCGCGCCCGGCACGACCGTCGCCCTCGTCGGGCCGTCGGGCGCCGGCAAGTCGACGGTCGCAGCGCTCATCCCGCGCCTCTACGACGTGTCCGAGGGTGCGGTCTCGGTCGACGGCCACGACGTCCGCGACCTGACGCAGGCCAGCCTGCGCCGGGCGATCGGCGTGGTGTCGCAGGACCCGCACCTGTTCCACGCCACGGTCGGCGACAACCTCCGCTACGCCCGGCCCGACGCCACCGACGACGAGCTGCGGGCCGCGTGCCGCGCGGCCCGCGTGCTCGACGTCGTGGAGGCGCTGCCCGACGGCTTCGACACGATGGTCGGCGAGCGCGGCTACCGGCTCAGCGGCGGCGAGCAGCAGCGGCTGGCCATCGCCCGCCTGCTGCTCAAGGATCCGGCGATCGTCGTGCTCGACGAGGCCACGTCCGCGCTCGACACCGAGAACGAGGCGGCCATTCAGGCCGCGCTCGCCGACGCCCTGCGCGGCCGCACCGCCGTCGTCATCGCCCACCGCCTGTCGACGATCGTGGGAGCGGACCTCATCGTCGTGCTCGACCGGGGCCGGGTCGTGCAGCGCGGCACGCACGCAGAGCTGCTCGCGCAGGGCGGCCTGTACGCCGACCTGTACCGGGTGCTGGTCGGCGGCGGCGACCCCGCTCGCCTCCATGACGCCGACCTCGTCGCTGCCACCACCGCCGCCGCGGTCACCGCCGCCGCGACCCCCGTCGTGTCGGCCGCCGACGCGGCCGACGGCGGCGCCACAGGGCGGACCGGACCGATCCGCGTGGAGCACCTCGACGACGTCCACGCCGCCGACGGCCCCCCCGACGGCGACGGCTCGGCGCCCGGCGGGTCGCCCGACCAGCAGGGTCTCCCGCTGGGTTGA
- a CDS encoding universal stress protein: MHALIATDGSEVSIEAARKGVALLNPTKVTLLTVADTSVAEDSGAGGFEGDLLSPTEAEQARSAILDEGDDELAATITAIQVDPAIVERKLVEGASGQMIIHVAGEIAADVIVVGSHGKGWLKRVVIGSISEYVLRHSTIPVLVVRHVEPAGDKG; this comes from the coding sequence GTGCACGCACTCATCGCCACCGATGGCTCCGAGGTCTCGATCGAGGCCGCTCGCAAGGGCGTGGCCCTGCTCAACCCCACCAAGGTGACCCTGCTCACGGTGGCCGACACGAGCGTGGCCGAGGACTCGGGGGCCGGCGGGTTCGAGGGCGACCTGCTGTCGCCGACCGAGGCCGAGCAGGCCCGTTCCGCCATCCTCGACGAGGGCGACGACGAGCTGGCCGCCACGATCACGGCGATCCAGGTCGACCCTGCGATCGTCGAGCGGAAGCTGGTCGAGGGCGCGTCGGGACAGATGATCATCCACGTCGCGGGCGAGATCGCCGCCGACGTGATCGTCGTCGGTTCGCACGGCAAGGGCTGGCTCAAGCGGGTGGTGATCGGCTCGATCAGCGAGTACGTGCTCCGGCACAGCACGATCCCGGTGCTCGTCGTGCGCCACGTCGAGCCGGCCGGCGACAAGGGCTGA
- the xseA gene encoding exodeoxyribonuclease VII large subunit — MEAQTWSVGELHEALNGLLTHVFGEVVWVEGELTDISRSKAGHVYFRLVDPDDERGDANRASLSVTLFDSQRQLVNRFLRSQGDPIRMNDGIRVRIGGRLATYPARSTLQLVMDRIDPAFTLGLLGQERVRLLAALDEEGLLRQNAAVAVPVVPLHVGLVTSVGSAAHADALHELESSGVGFRVSTFDARTQGADAPASVVAALRTAAAHRVDVVLIVRGGGAATDLVAFDHEQVARAIAGAPVAVFTGIGHETDRTVADEVAHTAHKTPTAAAGALVRAVRDAERRVVDDWAAVRAGVAGRLVRAEHRLARVGHRAGATAVHRLDRRMDALDRDVQRVTAGARRRLAVAEAAVAAVGTRAEPSAARIVERASSRLDVLAANVAAADPARALRRGWSVTHTADGRLVRSPADVVAGDELVTRVAGGAVRSVVVDGDRSGAAAGRDREGGSSGG, encoded by the coding sequence ATCGAGGCGCAGACCTGGTCCGTCGGTGAGCTGCACGAGGCCCTGAACGGGCTGCTCACCCATGTCTTCGGCGAGGTCGTCTGGGTCGAGGGCGAGCTGACCGACATCAGCCGCTCGAAGGCGGGCCACGTCTACTTCCGGCTGGTCGATCCCGACGACGAGCGCGGCGACGCCAACCGGGCGTCGCTGTCGGTGACGCTCTTCGACTCGCAGCGCCAGCTCGTCAACCGCTTCCTGCGCTCGCAGGGCGACCCGATCCGCATGAACGACGGCATCCGGGTCCGGATCGGCGGTCGGCTGGCGACCTACCCGGCGAGGTCGACGCTCCAGCTCGTGATGGACCGGATCGACCCGGCCTTCACGCTCGGCCTGCTCGGGCAGGAGCGGGTGCGGCTGCTCGCCGCCCTCGACGAGGAGGGCCTGCTCCGGCAGAACGCGGCGGTGGCCGTGCCGGTCGTGCCGTTGCACGTCGGCCTCGTCACGAGCGTCGGCAGCGCCGCCCACGCCGACGCGCTGCACGAGCTCGAGAGCTCCGGCGTCGGCTTCCGCGTCAGCACGTTCGACGCCCGGACCCAGGGGGCCGACGCGCCGGCGTCGGTCGTGGCCGCGCTGCGCACGGCCGCCGCGCACCGCGTCGACGTCGTGCTGATCGTCCGGGGCGGCGGGGCGGCGACCGACCTGGTGGCCTTCGACCACGAGCAGGTGGCCCGGGCCATCGCCGGCGCGCCGGTGGCGGTGTTCACCGGCATCGGCCACGAGACCGACAGGACGGTCGCCGACGAGGTCGCGCACACCGCGCACAAGACGCCGACCGCGGCCGCCGGCGCGCTCGTGCGGGCGGTGCGCGACGCCGAGCGGCGGGTGGTGGACGACTGGGCCGCGGTCCGCGCCGGCGTGGCCGGCCGGCTGGTCCGCGCCGAGCACCGCCTCGCCCGCGTCGGCCACCGGGCCGGCGCCACGGCCGTGCACCGGCTCGACCGCCGGATGGACGCGCTCGACCGGGACGTGCAGCGCGTCACCGCCGGGGCCCGCCGGCGGCTGGCCGTCGCCGAGGCCGCGGTCGCCGCGGTCGGCACCCGGGCGGAGCCGTCGGCGGCGCGCATCGTGGAGCGGGCCTCGTCGCGCCTCGACGTCCTCGCGGCCAACGTCGCCGCGGCCGACCCGGCCCGCGCCCTGCGGCGGGGATGGTCGGTGACGCACACCGCCGACGGCCGCCTCGTGCGCTCGCCGGCCGACGTCGTCGCCGGCGACGAGCTGGTCACGCGGGTCGCCGGTGGCGCGGTCCGGTCCGTCGTGGTCGACGGCGACCGCTCGGGTGCTGCGGCGGGGCGCGATCGTGAGGGAGGATCGAGCGGTGGCTGA
- the xseB gene encoding exodeoxyribonuclease VII small subunit produces the protein MADATERTTAGGEHPDPEELGFAGAMAELERIVAELESDTLDVDLLADRVERAAVLVGWCRDRIDGTRFRVEEILERLDPDATDPD, from the coding sequence GTGGCTGACGCGACGGAACGGACGACGGCGGGCGGGGAGCACCCCGATCCCGAGGAGCTCGGCTTCGCCGGGGCCATGGCGGAGCTCGAGCGCATCGTCGCCGAGCTCGAGTCCGACACGCTCGACGTCGACCTGCTCGCGGATCGCGTGGAGCGTGCCGCCGTGCTCGTCGGCTGGTGCCGGGACCGGATCGACGGCACCCGGTTCCGGGTCGAGGAGATCCTCGAGCGTCTCGACCCCGACGCGACCGACCCCGACTGA